One halophilic archaeon DL31 genomic region harbors:
- a CDS encoding hypothetical protein (KEGG: hla:Hlac_2808 hypothetical protein): MYPSSGTIIEVTIEADKHELICQHSVNVSHLKNPRDTLHFLLTGGASTRENTNNRLETQRSNLHDSNVDVVGTQHDAIAYYLSSLDARSELSENEAYGLLIDAGVDMVEYEEWRNSFNTQQRVNRLLEDAKERVRYLGSAIDYAVLTDSCPIDGVKFNPSRRSTDPPEDVVATAAEWRANTIGTNSCYTLALEAIHTNAFEAYDDVRYCEGLAMSSHPSRASTHAWVEVDGEVVELLWKWDGPAPPEETIYWSCCKAV, translated from the coding sequence ATGTATCCGTCAAGCGGGACAATTATTGAGGTAACAATAGAAGCAGATAAACACGAACTCATCTGCCAACACTCAGTTAACGTGAGTCACTTGAAGAATCCCCGTGATACGCTCCACTTTTTGCTTACCGGCGGTGCCTCGACTCGTGAGAACACAAATAACCGTTTAGAGACCCAGCGGAGCAATTTGCACGACAGCAATGTTGATGTTGTTGGCACCCAGCACGATGCGATTGCATACTATCTTAGCAGTCTTGATGCTCGTAGCGAGCTCTCCGAGAATGAGGCTTACGGCCTCCTCATAGACGCTGGTGTTGATATGGTTGAATACGAAGAGTGGCGCAATTCATTCAATACACAACAACGCGTTAACCGCTTGTTGGAAGATGCAAAAGAGAGAGTCCGCTACCTCGGCAGCGCGATAGACTACGCTGTGCTTACGGACTCCTGTCCGATTGATGGGGTCAAGTTCAACCCATCAAGGCGGTCAACAGACCCACCCGAAGATGTGGTCGCCACCGCCGCAGAATGGCGTGCCAACACTATTGGCACAAACTCGTGCTATACACTCGCTTTGGAGGCAATTCATACTAACGCGTTCGAGGCTTACGATGATGTCCGTTACTGTGAAGGACTCGCTATGTCCAGTCATCCATCTCGCGCATCGACGCACGCGTGGGTTGAAGTTGATGGCGAGGTCGTTGAACTCTTGTGGAAATGGGATGGGCCTGCTCCACCAGAAGAGACAATTTATTGGTCGTGTTGCAAAGCGGTCTAG
- a CDS encoding hypothetical protein (KEGG: hwa:HQ2293A hypothetical protein), whose product MKIWIRNKSLKIAKSAMDLLIINTKIYSEMKEGCRVIPTKTLLEQIKNQFDEITEIYVAHLPTVTDVSKLHITIHTDEAESLEQYIELTAADEVIVDIGEDEPVILPFQVMATFDGPGHIDYNEGTTVYMADSVLGVESRELDTGLTILRQKLAGVCPSCRDYVGDVWYHYIDNYSCRRVEEL is encoded by the coding sequence GTGAAAATATGGATTCGAAATAAATCTTTAAAAATTGCTAAATCAGCAATGGATTTATTAATTATAAATACTAAAATTTATTCAGAAATGAAAGAAGGTTGTAGAGTAATACCAACTAAAACGCTACTAGAACAAATAAAAAACCAATTCGATGAAATTACAGAGATATATGTTGCTCACCTGCCTACTGTCACAGATGTTTCAAAACTACATATAACTATTCATACAGATGAAGCAGAATCACTTGAACAGTATATCGAGCTCACTGCTGCTGATGAGGTTATAGTTGATATAGGTGAAGACGAACCAGTTATATTACCTTTTCAAGTGATGGCGACTTTCGATGGACCGGGGCATATCGATTACAATGAGGGTACAACTGTGTACATGGCGGACAGCGTACTGGGTGTGGAATCACGAGAACTAGATACTGGTCTTACGATATTACGACAAAAATTGGCTGGAGTCTGCCCTTCATGTAGAGATTATGTAGGGGATGTTTGGTACCACTACATAGATAATTATTCTTGTCGAAGAGTAGAAGAATTGTGA
- a CDS encoding AAA-4 family protein (PFAM: ATPase associated with various cellular activities, AAA-4~KEGG: hsl:OE3770F hypothetical protein), with product MENQLFPSEVSDWTWDTLQSLSDTGQSENLYLEFKEHLRYADTNQEKSKKEWKRNIEREFTAFANASGGIIVFGMDDDGQPAPFDPPEHEISRTVSQLIQNTTPLVKTDVSSALRVPSENVDTVALAVRVYEADRKPVATSDSAYYARINDQKRPMNREQIESLFIEADRRQQAVRQLEMEIGRFNEIYQEEFRNRSLTESVPGFQQLNSESLEEVLRKNNHLYADENLRGILLGLFEKLRDIDTLERHYGRVRNGVTDTFYHDDIESFNQEQQRTLKNKVNRVHELLCQLSEQAGLRALEDY from the coding sequence ATGGAGAATCAACTGTTCCCCTCTGAAGTCTCGGATTGGACATGGGATACGCTTCAATCGCTCTCAGACACCGGGCAGTCGGAAAATCTATATCTTGAATTCAAGGAACATCTTCGATACGCAGATACGAACCAAGAGAAATCCAAAAAAGAGTGGAAGAGGAATATTGAACGAGAATTTACGGCCTTTGCCAATGCGAGTGGCGGTATCATTGTTTTTGGGATGGACGATGATGGTCAACCCGCCCCGTTTGACCCGCCTGAACATGAGATTTCGAGGACAGTCTCACAACTCATTCAGAACACTACTCCGTTGGTAAAGACAGATGTTTCATCAGCATTGCGTGTGCCGAGCGAGAATGTTGATACGGTAGCATTAGCAGTACGCGTCTACGAGGCAGACAGAAAGCCGGTTGCAACTTCTGATTCTGCGTACTACGCTCGTATCAATGACCAGAAAAGGCCGATGAACCGCGAGCAAATAGAATCTCTCTTCATTGAAGCAGATAGACGCCAGCAGGCCGTTAGACAACTTGAAATGGAGATTGGTCGGTTCAACGAAATTTACCAAGAAGAGTTTCGGAATCGCTCTCTCACAGAATCAGTTCCCGGATTTCAGCAACTCAATTCCGAGTCGCTCGAAGAGGTTCTCCGTAAAAACAATCATTTGTACGCAGACGAAAATCTTCGGGGGATTCTCCTCGGTCTCTTTGAGAAACTTCGAGACATAGATACTCTAGAACGGCACTATGGACGAGTGCGGAATGGTGTAACAGATACGTTCTATCACGATGATATAGAGAGCTTCAATCAAGAACAACAGAGGACATTAAAGAATAAAGTTAACAGAGTACACGAACTGTTGTGCCAACTCTCCGAACAAGCGGGACTGAGGGCGTTAGAAGACTACTGA
- a CDS encoding Protein of unknown function DUF2081 (PFAM: Protein of unknown function DUF2081; Protein of unknown function DUF262; ATPase associated with various cellular activities, AAA-4~KEGG: tfu:Tfu_0065 hypothetical protein): MQVGKLLDRVESNAIVLPEFQREFVWKRQQAKELMDSLCKGYPIGGLLTWETENPPEIKNDAIDEEKQALFEILLDGQQRLTVLYMLLKDDIPPYYDESDIKNDPRKLYFNVETGGFHFENKRVQEGTQWVKVVDCFTESVSAISIARKTVGDDDPSEVLQISERYEKQLKQLQNVETHDIPVETLPKSADIHQAIELFDKINSQGTHLSDAELALAHMSAEWPYVRRHMKDKQAELAEKGFDFDLNFYVKCMIGVISQTMTYEQVYDTPRETLEEKWHSLAKDDGVLNYIVNVLQNEAHIPNSDYINTRDVLIPFVVYLEKEDRQITQQQKKEFIRWLYAAMMWTRYSGSSDSTVEHDLSLLNNPSPTEDLMQEIKNDRGRIEVQASDLRGRGKRTRRFYNMVRMVTRANKPVDWMTGEPLVGSYELQSHHIFPKSRLYDEYDSGHSAHRKLVNEIANRAFLTPETNQKLGDTLPEEYLPEVKDRHPDALPSQFIPDNEELWKVENYEDFLAKRREKLATAINDYMESLVTDDGRSPEKESTEDLIAGGENARVEFKETFLYDVYQDQPNKSLKAAVAKEVAAFANSGGGVIIIGVEDDGFEPVGIERDLDLMKDGRDSFELQLNREIANRLGKMMATAYTHVTFEEVEGKTVCVVWVDDSPDPVYFEDDDGEKFYARSGSSSEPLGIQDANQYITQNWS; encoded by the coding sequence ATGCAAGTTGGGAAATTACTGGACCGCGTTGAATCCAACGCGATTGTCCTCCCAGAGTTCCAGCGAGAGTTCGTCTGGAAACGCCAGCAAGCGAAGGAACTGATGGACTCCCTGTGTAAGGGCTATCCCATCGGTGGACTTCTCACATGGGAGACGGAGAACCCGCCCGAAATCAAGAACGACGCAATTGATGAAGAAAAGCAGGCACTCTTTGAGATTCTCCTTGACGGTCAGCAGCGGTTGACTGTTCTCTATATGCTGTTGAAGGATGATATTCCGCCATATTACGACGAATCCGACATTAAGAACGACCCACGAAAACTCTATTTTAATGTCGAAACTGGTGGGTTCCATTTTGAGAACAAACGTGTCCAAGAGGGGACTCAGTGGGTGAAGGTCGTCGATTGTTTCACCGAGTCTGTGAGTGCCATCTCAATTGCTCGGAAAACTGTTGGCGACGATGACCCCAGTGAAGTTCTTCAAATTTCAGAACGATATGAGAAACAACTCAAGCAGCTCCAGAACGTTGAGACGCACGACATCCCTGTTGAGACGCTTCCCAAATCGGCGGACATCCATCAGGCCATCGAACTCTTCGATAAAATCAATTCGCAGGGGACGCATCTGAGTGACGCCGAGCTCGCCCTGGCACATATGAGCGCCGAATGGCCGTACGTCCGGCGGCATATGAAGGATAAGCAGGCCGAGTTAGCAGAGAAAGGGTTTGATTTTGACCTCAATTTCTATGTTAAGTGTATGATTGGGGTCATCAGCCAGACAATGACCTATGAGCAGGTCTACGACACTCCCCGCGAAACGTTAGAGGAAAAGTGGCACAGTCTGGCGAAGGACGATGGTGTACTGAACTACATCGTCAACGTTCTTCAGAACGAAGCGCATATTCCGAACTCGGATTATATCAACACGCGCGACGTTCTCATCCCCTTCGTTGTTTATTTGGAAAAGGAAGACCGTCAAATCACACAGCAACAGAAGAAGGAGTTTATCCGTTGGTTGTACGCCGCAATGATGTGGACACGCTACAGCGGTTCTTCAGACTCTACAGTAGAACACGACCTCTCCCTGCTCAATAATCCGTCCCCAACCGAAGACTTGATGCAAGAAATCAAGAACGACCGGGGACGGATAGAGGTTCAAGCGTCCGACCTTCGAGGGCGGGGGAAACGCACTCGTCGTTTCTACAATATGGTTCGGATGGTGACTCGGGCGAACAAGCCTGTGGACTGGATGACTGGAGAGCCGCTCGTCGGAAGTTATGAACTCCAATCACACCATATTTTCCCCAAGAGCCGTCTCTACGACGAGTATGACTCGGGTCACTCAGCCCATCGAAAGCTAGTCAACGAAATCGCTAACCGAGCATTCCTTACTCCCGAAACGAACCAGAAACTCGGAGATACACTTCCGGAGGAGTACCTCCCAGAAGTCAAGGACCGACATCCAGATGCCCTACCATCCCAGTTTATCCCCGACAATGAGGAGCTTTGGAAGGTCGAGAACTACGAGGATTTCCTCGCAAAACGACGGGAGAAACTTGCGACAGCCATCAACGACTACATGGAGAGTCTCGTCACCGATGATGGACGTAGTCCCGAAAAAGAAAGTACTGAAGACCTTATTGCAGGAGGTGAAAATGCACGCGTCGAGTTTAAGGAAACCTTCCTATACGACGTGTATCAGGACCAACCAAACAAAAGCCTGAAAGCTGCCGTTGCCAAGGAAGTAGCGGCGTTTGCGAACTCGGGCGGCGGAGTGATTATTATAGGAGTTGAGGATGACGGCTTTGAGCCAGTTGGTATCGAACGTGACCTTGACCTAATGAAGGATGGCAGGGACTCCTTCGAACTACAACTTAACCGTGAAATTGCCAACCGACTTGGTAAGATGATGGCGACAGCGTATACTCACGTTACATTCGAAGAAGTGGAAGGAAAGACTGTTTGTGTCGTTTGGGTTGATGACAGTCCAGACCCTGTGTACTTTGAAGACGATGATGGTGAGAAGTTCTACGCTCGGTCTGGCAGCTCGTCTGAACCACTTGGCATCCAAGACGCCAACCAGTATATTACTCAGAACTGGTCATAG
- a CDS encoding hypothetical protein (KEGG: tcx:Tcr_0336 hypothetical protein), whose translation MMATAYTHVTFEEVNGKTVCVIWVDDSPDPVYFEADDEEKFYARSGSSSEPLGIQDANQYVQQNWN comes from the coding sequence ATGATGGCGACTGCGTACACCCACGTAACGTTTGAAGAGGTTAATGGAAAAACAGTCTGTGTCATTTGGGTCGATGACAGCCCAGACCCTGTGTACTTCGAAGCCGATGACGAAGAGAAATTCTACGCTCGGTCGGGGAGTTCTTCTGAGCCGCTAGGGATTCAGGATGCTAATCAGTACGTTCAGCAGAATTGGAATTAA
- a CDS encoding protein of unknown function DUF262 (PFAM: Protein of unknown function DUF262~KEGG: hla:Hlac_3288 protein of unknown function DUF262) — MPKTHTVADVLPQLNDSLFIPCLQRDYCWSQKQVEMLWDSLLRGLPLGSLLMWDSDIENRKDPAYQFIQHYVDERGYSHEEEVNRYSERLPDFPDSYSLILDGQQRLTSFYIGIYGSYTTRIHGAWKQNESSYNRRHLYLDLFSGEKNDNHDRELVHEFDFRKSGGLNSKGDSYWLRVGDLVKNNHELTEDTFFGKEQFLDKVRNELPTSLSDAERSDAIDSAEQLWQGVNKRKAILYETTMTNGKTARELFIRRNKGGIELSGVDILLALLTGYWDTGGEEETPTDAKNEIEQFTERLSGNKRLSEEGFTFGKRFTLRTLLLLSDETPSFRKDGRYDGELLIEAEKIFRDNEFEQAVEDAFELAADLGFHDAALSSKTVVIPVIQFLHENDYDTSEGNENIHYWLATTVLNGVFGDIGSQQVLETAREYVRESNGDKFPVMEILNDLSGRGTTTYLDEEVLDRLLDEVNYQSGSRRNVLLTHLYRGDRRAGHPGYEVDHIFPRGKLADRQYLEKQGVEPEQVDWFKQHRDHIANLQLLSSDGENQSKGDRDFSDWLERVEAGKVDNLTDKADYFKTHRIPSDEAQHEYPQFKRFLLGESGRTQIIKEELMQTLPLNSSA, encoded by the coding sequence ATGCCTAAAACCCATACTGTTGCAGATGTACTCCCACAACTCAATGACTCACTATTCATTCCCTGCCTTCAGCGTGACTACTGTTGGAGTCAGAAGCAGGTCGAAATGCTGTGGGACTCACTCCTCCGTGGTCTTCCGCTAGGGTCTCTGCTGATGTGGGATAGTGACATCGAGAACCGCAAAGACCCCGCCTACCAATTTATCCAGCATTACGTCGACGAGAGAGGATACTCTCACGAGGAGGAAGTCAACCGATATAGTGAGCGGCTCCCAGACTTCCCGGATTCATATTCGCTCATCCTTGATGGCCAACAGCGGCTGACCTCGTTTTATATCGGTATCTACGGGAGTTACACGACACGAATCCATGGAGCATGGAAACAAAACGAGAGTTCATACAACCGTCGTCACCTCTACCTTGACCTGTTCTCTGGTGAGAAGAATGATAACCACGACCGTGAGCTTGTTCACGAGTTTGATTTCAGGAAAAGTGGGGGTCTCAACAGCAAGGGCGATAGCTATTGGCTCAGAGTAGGAGACCTTGTTAAAAATAACCATGAGCTCACGGAGGATACTTTCTTCGGTAAGGAGCAGTTCTTAGACAAGGTTCGGAACGAGTTGCCAACATCACTCAGCGATGCTGAGCGGTCCGACGCAATAGATAGTGCAGAGCAACTCTGGCAGGGTGTGAATAAGCGCAAGGCTATCCTCTACGAGACGACGATGACTAACGGAAAAACTGCCCGAGAGTTGTTCATTCGTAGAAATAAGGGTGGGATAGAACTTTCAGGAGTCGACATTCTGCTTGCGCTTCTCACGGGGTACTGGGATACAGGCGGAGAAGAGGAGACTCCAACAGACGCAAAGAATGAGATTGAGCAGTTTACCGAACGACTCTCTGGTAACAAACGGCTCTCCGAGGAGGGATTCACATTCGGTAAGCGGTTCACACTCCGAACTCTGCTTCTACTTTCTGACGAGACACCATCATTCAGAAAGGATGGCCGATACGACGGAGAACTCCTGATAGAGGCAGAGAAAATCTTCCGCGATAACGAGTTCGAACAGGCCGTTGAGGATGCATTTGAACTTGCTGCAGACCTCGGTTTCCACGACGCAGCTCTCTCCAGCAAGACCGTCGTCATACCAGTCATTCAATTTCTTCACGAGAACGATTATGATACATCAGAAGGCAACGAGAATATCCACTACTGGCTTGCAACAACTGTGCTGAATGGAGTCTTCGGTGACATTGGGTCACAACAAGTGCTCGAAACCGCCCGAGAATACGTCCGGGAATCTAATGGTGACAAATTCCCAGTGATGGAGATATTAAATGATTTGAGCGGGCGTGGAACGACAACATACCTCGACGAGGAGGTGCTTGACCGACTACTGGATGAAGTTAATTACCAGTCAGGGTCTCGACGGAACGTACTATTGACACACCTATACCGGGGAGACCGCCGTGCTGGTCATCCGGGGTATGAGGTAGACCATATTTTCCCACGAGGAAAGTTAGCTGACAGGCAATATCTAGAGAAACAGGGTGTTGAGCCTGAACAAGTTGACTGGTTCAAGCAGCATCGAGACCATATCGCCAATTTGCAACTTCTCAGTAGTGACGGAGAAAACCAATCGAAAGGCGACCGTGACTTCAGTGATTGGTTAGAGCGAGTAGAGGCAGGTAAAGTCGATAATTTGACCGACAAAGCTGATTACTTCAAGACTCATCGGATACCGTCTGATGAAGCACAACACGAGTACCCACAGTTCAAACGCTTCCTCCTTGGCGAGTCTGGACGAACACAAATCATCAAAGAAGAATTGATGCAGACACTTCCTCTCAATAGTTCGGCCTGA
- a CDS encoding transposase (ISH6) (KEGG: hla:Hlac_3571 transposase (ISH6)): MHATIDVRFELSIDDDKTLPLATLAEAVTDQNLEAVLLESLVESLDAASVEALCGEKHAHGNGDQRFQRAGTDTRTAVTTAGEHEFSLHYVEDTAASPDESSYFRPVEDVLDFDGQNRYQQDIAAKSVDLATSLSYRDAANHGDSFVSMPSPTTINRRAKKYGHKLKQFLPDCVAGTDADAVIPDGTKCHSQDDDRSSHSVQATLGEDTAEESRSLLDLSVNADWDETAAELDDIGAVTDDATVVSDADSGIVTAFTDENRDHQLDLVHVGRTLGYTLWDDGVFSLDRRKEIVSEVIDEVFHLKNSVAKHRPAEEFAAIRSRIARTRERLEKTAWQLEQFGSAKAAGYLRRWLPSIVTFAEHAVEGFEVPWTSNPVERLMGEVSKRCKNQWMRWTAEGLEAILQLRLVKYADPEYYQAFLDELLQRSTKTAINCDLSIESTSGKV; this comes from the coding sequence ATGCACGCCACAATCGACGTGCGGTTCGAACTGAGTATCGACGACGACAAAACGCTACCGCTCGCCACGCTTGCCGAGGCCGTCACTGACCAGAACCTCGAAGCAGTCCTTCTCGAATCGCTGGTCGAGAGCCTCGACGCCGCCAGCGTCGAGGCGCTCTGTGGTGAGAAACACGCACATGGCAACGGTGACCAGCGCTTCCAACGCGCCGGCACCGACACCCGCACAGCTGTCACAACTGCCGGAGAACACGAGTTCTCTCTCCACTACGTCGAAGATACAGCCGCTTCCCCAGACGAATCCAGCTACTTCCGGCCCGTCGAAGACGTTCTCGACTTCGACGGGCAGAACCGCTATCAGCAGGACATCGCCGCCAAAAGCGTCGATCTCGCTACCTCGCTCAGCTATCGAGACGCTGCCAATCACGGCGACAGCTTCGTCTCGATGCCGTCGCCGACCACCATCAACCGCCGTGCCAAGAAATACGGCCACAAGCTCAAACAGTTCCTTCCAGACTGTGTCGCTGGCACAGACGCTGACGCCGTCATTCCTGACGGGACAAAGTGCCACAGCCAAGACGACGACCGCTCGTCCCACTCCGTCCAAGCAACGCTCGGCGAAGACACCGCCGAAGAGTCACGCTCCCTGCTGGATCTGTCGGTCAACGCTGACTGGGACGAAACTGCCGCCGAACTCGATGATATCGGCGCAGTCACTGACGACGCGACGGTCGTCAGTGACGCTGATAGCGGCATCGTCACAGCCTTTACCGACGAAAACCGTGACCACCAGCTCGATCTCGTCCACGTCGGCCGAACGCTGGGTTACACCCTCTGGGACGATGGCGTCTTCTCCTTGGACCGTCGGAAGGAGATCGTTTCGGAGGTGATCGACGAGGTGTTCCATCTGAAGAACTCTGTGGCGAAGCATCGTCCAGCGGAGGAGTTCGCGGCGATCCGCTCGCGGATCGCGCGAACGAGAGAGCGATTAGAGAAGACAGCGTGGCAACTGGAGCAGTTCGGGTCAGCAAAGGCTGCAGGGTATCTTCGGCGGTGGCTGCCGTCGATTGTGACGTTCGCCGAGCACGCTGTCGAGGGGTTCGAGGTTCCGTGGACCTCGAACCCCGTCGAACGACTGATGGGCGAGGTCAGCAAGCGGTGCAAGAACCAGTGGATGCGCTGGACAGCAGAGGGATTGGAAGCGATACTCCAACTTCGGTTGGTGAAGTACGCCGACCCCGAGTACTACCAAGCGTTCCTCGACGAACTGCTCCAACGTTCGACCAAAACAGCAATCAACTGTGACCTCTCAATTGAGAGTACCAGCGGCAAAGTCTAG